One region of Paralichthys olivaceus isolate ysfri-2021 chromosome 12, ASM2471397v2, whole genome shotgun sequence genomic DNA includes:
- the LOC138412284 gene encoding histone H3: MARTKQTARKSTGGKAPRKQLATKAARKSAPATGGVKKPHRYRPGTVALREIRRYQKSTELLIRKLPFQRLVREIAQDFKTDLRFQSSAVMALQEASEAYLVGLFEDTNLCAIHAKRVTIMPKDIQLARRIRGERA; the protein is encoded by the coding sequence atGGCAAGAACCAAGCAGACCGCTCGTAAGTCCACCGGAGGCAAAGCccccaggaagcagctggccaCCAAGGCTGCGCGTAAGAGCGCCCCGGCCACCGGCGGCGTGAAGAAGCCTCACCGTTACAGGCCCGGTACCGTGGCTCTGAGAGAGATCCGTCGCTACCAGAAATCTACGGAGCTGCTGATCCGCAAGCTGCCCTTCCAGCGCCTGGTCAGAGAAATCGCTCAGGATTTCAAGACCGACCTGCGCTTCCAGAGCTCCGCTGtcatggctctgcaggaggccagcgaggcttacctggtcggcctgttcgaggacaccaacctgtgcgccatccacgccaagagggtgaccatcatgcccaaggacatccagctggcccgccgcatccgcggagagagagcttaa
- the LOC138412468 gene encoding histone H2A, with the protein MSGRGKTGGKARAKAKTRSSRAGLQFPVGRVHRLLRKGNYAQRVGAGAPVYLAAVLEYLTAEILELAGNAARDNKKTRIIPRHLQLAVRNDEELNKLLGGVTIAQGGVLPNIQAVLLPKKTEKAAKSK; encoded by the coding sequence atgtctgGCAGAGGCAAAACAGGCGGAAAGGCCAGAGCGAAGGCAAAGACCCGCTCGTCCCGCGCTGGGCTCCAGTTCCCCGTCGGTCGTGTTCACAGGCTGCTGCGTAAAGGCAACTATGCTCAGCGCGTCGGTGCCGGCGCCCCCGTCTACCTGGCGGCTGTGCTGGAGTACCTGACCgctgagatcctggagctggctggaaaCGCCGCCCGCGACAACAAGAAGACCCGTATCATCCCccgccacctgcagctggccGTCCGCAACGACGAGGAGCTCAACAAACTCCTGGGCGGAGTGACCATCGCTCAGGGCGGCGTGCTGCCCAACATCCAGGCTGTTCTGTTGCCCAAGAAGACCGAGAAGGCCGCCAAGTCCAAGTAA
- the LOC138412484 gene encoding histone H2B, protein MPEPAKSAPKKGSKKAVTKAPGKGGKKRRKSRKESYAIYVYKVLKQVHPDTGISSKAMGIMNSFVSDIFERIAGEASRLAHYNKRSTITSREIQTAVRLLLPGELAKHAVSEGTKAVTKYTSSK, encoded by the coding sequence ATGCCTGAACCAGCGAAGTCCGCGCCCAAGAAGGGCTCCAAGAAAGCGGTGACGAAGGCCCCCGGTAAGggcggaaagaagaggagaaagagcaggaaggagagctacgccatctacgtgtacaaggtgctgaagcaggtccaccccgacactgggatctcctccaaggccatgggcatcatgaactccttcgtgagcgacatcttcgagcgcatcgccggtgaggcctctcgtctggctcattacaacaagcgctccaccatcacctccagggagattcagaccgccgtccgcctgctgctgcccggtgagctggctaaacacgccgtgtctgagggcaccaaggccgtgaccaagtacaccagctccaagtaa